One genomic region from Oncorhynchus gorbuscha isolate QuinsamMale2020 ecotype Even-year linkage group LG13, OgorEven_v1.0, whole genome shotgun sequence encodes:
- the LOC123992504 gene encoding extracellular calcium-sensing receptor-like, whose product MKRSGFLCVTVLCLEFFCLISSQPQSKLQQCRPMVGPSALPVLQRDGNVMLGGLFSLHDMMMQPDFSFTSKPARSRCTGFNFRTFRWMQTMMFAIEEINRDDHLLPNFTLGYKIYDSCSTPYHALRASVELMGGEGQGEVEGGSCHGLVPVVIGDGGSTLSLVVARFLGVFRVTQVSYFSSCACLSNKAEFPAFLRTMPSDFFQVDALVQLVQHFSWKWVGVVAGDDAYGRGGAQLFSEKVQRIGACMALHEIIPKNHAEGAMASIVARIRSSGAGVVLVFALEQDAGALFDEALRQGLTGGSMGFAIRRAGHIPGLQEFLLRLHPSSPDASEDPFLRPFWEEVFRCSLQGDGGGDSQGGKPLCSGSEDLGSVRNIYSDVSQLRISYNVYKAVYAIAHALHAMRSCETGRGPFPLHACPNTDSIQPWQLLHYLKQVEFSNSFGDETKFDVNGDPVAVYDLVNWQLGAEGQVKFVTVGRFDETTSLGRKKLYIQKTNIIWNGNQTTVPLSVCSSSCLPGTRRAIRPHFPICCFDCVVCTAGEISNQTDAIECVRCLPEFWSNEECTACIPKQVDFLSYSDTMGMALLSVALLGSFCTATVVLIFACHHATPIVRANNSELSFLLLFSLTLCFLCSLTFIGRPSEWSCMLRHTAFGITFVLCISCVLGKTIVVLMAFRATLPGSNVMKWFGPLQQRAFISLCTMVQVVICAVWLAVSPPSPRRLMTRESACVILLCDEGSALGFCLVLGYIGLLASLCFLLAFLGRKLPDNFNEAKLITFSMLIFCAVWVAFVPAYVSSPGKYSTATEVFAILGSSFGLLTCLFLPKCYIILLKPEKNNRKHLMAKSEPDKTF is encoded by the exons ATGAAGAGGTCAGGGTTCCTTTGTGTGACAGTGCTGTGCTTGGAGTTCTTCTGTCTAATCTCCTCCCAGCCTCAGTCCAAGCTTCAGCAGTGTAGACCGATGGTGGGTCCCTCTGCCCTGCCTGTGCTACAGAGGGACGGGAATGTGATGCTAGGgggcctcttctccctccatgaTATGATGATGCAGCCTGACTTCTCCTTCACCTCCAAACCAGCCCGCTCACGCTGCACCGG ATTTAACTTCCGGACATTCCGCTGGATGCAGACCATGATGTTTGCCATCGAAGAGATCAACAGAGATGATCATCTGCTCCCCAACTTCACTCTGGGATATAAGATATATGATTCGTGCAGTACTCCTTACCACGCCCTGAGGGCTTCTGTGGAACTGATGGGGGGAGAAGggcaaggagaggtggaggggggatCCTGTCATGGCCTGGTTCCAGTGGTCATCGGGGATGGAGGTTCCACTCTGTCTCTGGTGGTGGCTCGCTTCCTGGGAGTCTTCAGAGTAACTCAG gtcagtTATTTCTCTAGCTGTGCATGTCTCAGTAACAAGGCAGAGTTCCCAGCCTTCCTCAGGACCATGCCCAGTGACTTCTTCCAG GTGGATGCTCTGGTGCAGCTCGTCCAGCACTTTAGCTGGAAATGGGTGGGTGTGGTTGCCGGGGACGATGCATATGGTCGTGGGGGAGCACAACTATTTTCTGAGAAG GTGCAGAGGATCGGTGCCTGCATGGCCCTCCATGAAATCATCCCCAAAAACCATGCGGAGGGGGCCATGGCCTCCATCGTTGCCCGTATTCGGTCCTCTGGGGCTGGCGTGGTTCTGGTGTTTGCCCTGGAGCAGGATGCTGGCGCTTTGTTTGACGAGGCCCTGCGGCAGGGTCTGACAGGG GGCTCCATGGGCTTCGCCATCCGCCGAGCTGGGCACATCCCTGGACTACAGGAGTTCCTGCTGCGTCTCCACCCCTCCAGCCCAGACGCCTCCGAGGACCCGTTCCTACGCCCTTTCTGGGAGGAGGTGTTTAGGTGTAGCCTGCAGGGTGATGGGGGTGGAGATAGTCAGGGGGGTAAACCTCTGTGCTCTGGGTCTGAGGACCTGGGCAGTGTCAGGAACATCTACTCTGACGTGTCTCAGTTGAGGATATCCTATAATGTGTACAAGGCTGTGTACGCCATCGCCCACGCACTGCATGCTATGAGGAGCTGTGAGACAGGAAGAGGACCTTTCCCTCTGCATGCCTGCCCAAATACTGACAGCATACAGCCATGGCAG ctcctgcACTACCTGAAGCAGGTGGAGTTCTCTAACTCGTTTGGTGATGAGACTAAGTTTGATGTGAACGGGGACCCAGTAGCTGTATATGACCTGGTGAACTGGCAGTTAGGGGCAGAGGGCCAGGTGAAGTTTGTCACAGTGGGGAGGTTTGACGAGACTACCAGCCTGGGCAGGAAGAAACTATACATCCAGAAAACGAACATTATCTGGAATGGAAACCAGACGACA GTCCCTCTGTCAGTATGCAGTAGCAGCTGTCTTCCAGGCACTCGGAGGGCCATCAGGCCTCACTTCCCTATCTGCTGCTTTGACTGTGTGGTCTGTACAGCAGGGGAGATTAGCAATCAGACAG ATGCTATAGAGTGTGTTCGCTGCCTACCTGAGTTCTGGTCCAATGAGGAGTGTACAGCCTGCATCCCCAAGCAGGTTGACTTCCTGTCCTACAGTGACACAATGGGTATGGCTCTGCTCTCCGTGGCCCTCCTGGGGTCCTTCTGCACTGCCACAGTCGTCCTCATATTTGCCTGTCACCACGCCACCCCTATCGTCAGGGCCAACAACTCTGAGCTGAGCTTcctgctgctcttctccttgactctgtgttttcTGTGTTCTCTTACTTTCATTGGCCGGCCCTCTGAGTGGTCCTGTATGCTGCGCCACACAGCGTTTGGGATCACCTTCGTCCTCTGCATCTCTTGTGTTCTGGGGAAAACAATAGTGGTGTTGATGGCCTTCAGGGCTACACTTCCAGGCAGTAATGTCATGAAATGGTTTGGGCCTCTACAGCAGAGAGCCTTCATCTCACTCTGTACTATGGTCCAG GTGGTGATCTGTGCTGTGTGGCTGGCTGTTTCCCCTCCCAGCCCACGCAGACTGATGACACGTGAGAGTGCCTGTGTCATCCTCCTATGTGATGAGGGCTCAGCCCTGGGCTTCTGCCTTGTGCTGGGCTACATCGGCCTGCTGGCCTCCCTCTGTTTCCTCTTAGCCTTCCTGGGCAGAAAACTCCCAGACAACTTCAACGAGGCCAAGCTCATCACCTTCAGCATGCTGATCTTCTGTGCTGTGTGGGTGGCCTTCGTCCCTGCCTACGTCAGCTCTCCTGGGAAGTACTCCACGGCCACGGAGGTGTTCGCCATCCTGGGCTCCAGTTTCGGCCTGCTGACTTGCCTCTTCCTGCCCAAATGTTACATCATTCTGCTGAAGCCTGAGAAGAACAACAGGAAACACCTCATGGCCAAGTCTGAACCTGACAAGACATTCTAG